Genomic window (Deinococcus cellulosilyticus NBRC 106333 = KACC 11606):
GCCGATCCCAGCAGCACCGGCTTGCGGCCATACCGGTCACTGAGGGCACCCAGAATGGGGGAAGCCAGCAACTGGGCGAGGGAGTAGAGCCCGATCAGCACACCGAAACTCTGGCTGGCTGTGGCAGGATCATGGGTGAGGGAGGCAACCATCTGGGGCATGACCGGAATCAAAACCCCGAGACCCAGCATGTCGATCAGCAGGGTCACAAAAATGAAGGAAACAGCGGCCTGACGGCGGGTGGACATGGCGACTCCATGAAAAAAAGATCATCCCAGGACTGGGCATGACGGACGGGAACCTGATTGCAGGCTCGGTTGATGGGTGGGAAAAGTCAGGGCATGGATGGTCCTGAGCACAGAAACCCAGAGACCTCCGAATATTACCCGGATAAAAATCTGGCGTCAATATCACCCGGGTAGAATAGGCCATCATGCGGAGATGGGTTGACAAAGAAGCCAGAGGGGATCTGCCCTCTGGCTTTAAAGCAAATGTTTCAGCGGCTCAGTCTGCCCGCACCATCAACCACTGCTGGTTGTCTCCCCCATTGTCGTCCCACTGGATGGCCCGTGCCTCTCCAGTGGAGGTGGTGTTGTTGATGGATTCCCCGTTGATGTCCAGCACTTTCAGGCTGTTGCGGTTGATGATCTTGACGTAACCTCCAGAGGTGGCCTGCACTTTCCATTGCTGGTTGGCTTTGCCGGTGCTGGTGTACTGAATGACGTTGGCTCCACTCTCGATTTTTTCACCCACGACATCGAGCACCTTGCCGCTGTTCTTGTTGGTGATTCTGTAGTACCCATTCCCCAGATCCGTGAAAATCCAGCGCTGGTTGTTCCCTTCATTGTCTTCATACTGTCCGACGATGGCCCCATCTGTGGTGGCCGCCCCGTACACGTCCAGGGCTTTCCAGCTGTTCTTGTTGAGCACTTTGTAACTGGCCCCGGAAGTGATACTGGTGTTTGCTGCTGGAGCCACCACACTGCCGATCACCACGGTGGTGATGGACTGGGCTGGCAGGCTCAGGTTTACGCTCTTGTTGCTGACCGTTGCAGAAGCCAGTTGCACCAGGTTCTCTGTGGCGGAGGTCCTGTAAAGCTGCGCAGTGCTGCCCACCGAACTGAATCCACTGAGGTTGAGGGTCAGGCTCTTTGCTGCAGTGGTGTCGTTGATGCTGACGATCACCAGCTGACCGTTGCTGTTGAGGGCAGCCACACTTCCCACATTGCTGACCGGAAGAATCTGGGCTCCAGGCCGGATGAACCTGCTGAATTGCCCCATCGCGTAATAGCCTTTGGTGTAGCTGAAACCCTGTCCGGAAAGGAAATTGGCTTTCAGCAGGCCCCAGGTGTGGTTGGTGGAGGTGCTGCCATCACTGTTTTCCACCGCCTGCCAGTACACCCAGGCCCGCACCTGCATGTCATTCAGGTCCATGCGGATGGTGTTGGCAAGTTTCAGGGCCGTGCTGAGCTGGTTTGCAGAGGTGTTGCTGGTGTCGCAGCACCCATACTCGGACATCCACAGCGGCTTGTTGTACTTCTGGGCGGTGTTTCTCAGGAGGCTGCGCTGGCTTCCCTTGTACGCGTGGGTGTTGATCTGGCTGATCTGGTTTTTCACCGCATCCGGATAACTCAGGAATTCGGTGCGGGTCAGGTCGATGTCGGTGGTGTCCATGGCAGAAACCGGGGTGGTCACGCCCTGGGCCTGCAGTGCATTTGCCACCTCACCGATGATTTTGGGCTGCTCTGCACGGCTGACATTCATGCCTTCCTGTTTCCCTGTGGAGGACCAGTACCCCGAGTCAGGCTCGTTG
Coding sequences:
- a CDS encoding RICIN domain-containing protein; protein product: MKHATLLGSLTLLMVGCNAIQNVSSTQISKQAVGTAIVDPRIRYQTFQGWGTSLAWFANVIGGWSDTSRNQVMDALYGDAGLRFNIARYNLGADAPDNVCRNQMRPGGNVQSLATSLGVYDWSRDANQRWVLRAAINRGANLLEAFVNSAPSFMLTNHCTAGATSPTYNNLRTDMYDDFGRYVADVLKHFRDVDGITFTTVAPLNEPDSGYWSSTGKQEGMNVSRAEQPKIIGEVANALQAQGVTTPVSAMDTTDIDLTRTEFLSYPDAVKNQISQINTHAYKGSQRSLLRNTAQKYNKPLWMSEYGCCDTSNTSANQLSTALKLANTIRMDLNDMQVRAWVYWQAVENSDGSTSTNHTWGLLKANFLSGQGFSYTKGYYAMGQFSRFIRPGAQILPVSNVGSVAALNSNGQLVIVSINDTTAAKSLTLNLSGFSSVGSTAQLYRTSATENLVQLASATVSNKSVNLSLPAQSITTVVIGSVVAPAANTSITSGASYKVLNKNSWKALDVYGAATTDGAIVGQYEDNEGNNQRWIFTDLGNGYYRITNKNSGKVLDVVGEKIESGANVIQYTSTGKANQQWKVQATSGGYVKIINRNSLKVLDINGESINNTTSTGEARAIQWDDNGGDNQQWLMVRAD